A region from the Tsuneonella mangrovi genome encodes:
- a CDS encoding TerC family protein has product MEILALLSDPGAWLALLTLIALEVVLGIDNLVFIAILSNKLPEEQQSRARRIGLALALIMRIALLLLIGWLVTLQATLFDLGLHGAPGPHGEATFETAFSGRDLILLAGGLFLLWKATKEIHHSMSPEDESGDLLDKSPAKAVAQLTFSSAIAQIIALDLVFSIDSILTAVGMTDEVAIMVAAVVITVTIMLFAADPLARFIERNPTLVMLALAFLVMIGFVLIADAFGVHVPKGYIYAAMGFSVAVEMLNIAQRNRRMKGKRA; this is encoded by the coding sequence ATGGAAATCTTGGCCCTCCTTTCCGATCCCGGCGCGTGGCTCGCGCTGCTGACCCTGATCGCGCTCGAAGTCGTACTGGGGATCGACAATCTGGTATTTATTGCCATTCTTTCCAACAAGTTGCCAGAAGAGCAGCAATCACGCGCGCGGCGCATCGGGCTCGCACTGGCGTTGATCATGCGGATCGCCCTGTTGCTGTTGATCGGCTGGCTGGTAACGCTGCAGGCCACATTGTTCGACCTCGGCCTGCACGGTGCGCCGGGGCCGCATGGTGAGGCCACCTTCGAAACCGCGTTTTCCGGACGCGACCTGATCCTGCTGGCCGGCGGACTGTTCCTTTTGTGGAAGGCGACCAAGGAAATTCACCACTCGATGTCGCCGGAAGACGAATCGGGCGACCTGCTCGACAAGTCTCCCGCGAAGGCAGTGGCGCAGCTGACATTCTCCAGCGCGATCGCGCAGATCATCGCGCTCGACCTGGTATTCTCGATCGATTCGATCCTGACGGCGGTGGGCATGACCGACGAGGTTGCGATCATGGTCGCTGCGGTGGTGATTACCGTCACAATCATGCTGTTCGCCGCCGATCCGCTCGCCCGGTTCATCGAGCGCAACCCGACGCTTGTTATGCTGGCGCTGGCGTTCCTGGTGATGATCGGCTTCGTACTGATTGCCGACGCGTTCGGGGTCCATGTGCCCAAGGGCTATATCTACGCGGCGATGGGATTTTCGGTCGCGGTAGAGATGCTCAACATTGCGCAGCGCAATCGCCGCATGAAAGGAAAGCGGGCATGA
- a CDS encoding TIGR01244 family sulfur transferase, which produces MSQFRRLSDTVLASPQISVADVSAAQAQGVRLIVNNRPEGESADQVPGAMIEAAARAAGIAYLAIPVTHAGFSMPQVEAMAEALAGAEGPVLAYCRSGTRSTLLWALAQASTGAEPGALFAAAAEAGYDLTPISPALDALAAANR; this is translated from the coding sequence ATGAGCCAGTTTCGCCGCCTGTCCGACACGGTGCTTGCTAGCCCACAAATTTCGGTCGCCGACGTGTCGGCCGCACAAGCGCAAGGCGTCAGGCTGATCGTCAACAACCGGCCCGAGGGCGAAAGCGCGGACCAGGTTCCCGGCGCAATGATCGAAGCCGCCGCGCGCGCGGCGGGGATCGCCTATCTCGCGATTCCCGTGACTCATGCCGGGTTCAGCATGCCACAGGTCGAAGCAATGGCCGAGGCGCTGGCGGGGGCGGAAGGACCGGTGCTGGCGTATTGCCGATCGGGCACCCGATCGACCCTGCTGTGGGCGCTTGCACAGGCCAGCACGGGTGCCGAGCCCGGCGCGCTGTTCGCTGCGGCCGCTGAAGCGGGTTACGATCTTACGCCGATTTCTCCGGCGCTCGACGCCCTGGCGGCAGCGAACCGATAA
- a CDS encoding sterol desaturase family protein, with protein sequence MPSFNPVDYAVPGFVLLVLVEMVWAAKQRHEAYEPRDTLTSLAMGLGSTVAGVLTGGVVIALFMALWQFRLFDIGWAWWAWPLCFVLDDFAYYLFHRAAHRVRWFWASHVNHHSSQHYNLSTALRQTWTGFFAANFLFRAPLALIGFHPGMIAIVGGFNLIYQFWIHTEAIGRMPRWFEAVMNTPSHHRVHHATNPRYLDRNYAGVFIVWDRMLGTFEPEVFPEEGGEPIRYGIVKQLGSFNLLHAVFHEWIAMLADLWRAPWRHKLAYLVKPPGWSHDGSRESSDTIRARWRERQSQAQTVSSENPIAGHSEAA encoded by the coding sequence ATGCCCAGCTTCAACCCAGTCGATTACGCCGTGCCCGGATTCGTCCTGCTGGTTCTTGTCGAGATGGTCTGGGCGGCCAAGCAACGCCACGAAGCCTACGAGCCGCGCGACACCCTTACCAGCCTCGCGATGGGGCTCGGCAGCACGGTCGCCGGGGTGCTGACCGGCGGGGTCGTGATCGCGCTGTTCATGGCGCTATGGCAGTTTCGGCTATTCGATATCGGCTGGGCCTGGTGGGCCTGGCCGCTGTGCTTCGTGCTCGACGATTTCGCCTACTACCTGTTCCACCGCGCGGCACACCGGGTGCGCTGGTTCTGGGCCAGCCACGTCAACCACCATTCGAGCCAACACTACAACCTCTCGACCGCGCTGCGCCAGACGTGGACCGGGTTCTTCGCGGCAAACTTCCTGTTCCGCGCGCCGTTGGCGCTGATCGGGTTCCACCCGGGGATGATTGCGATCGTCGGCGGGTTCAACCTGATCTACCAGTTCTGGATCCACACCGAAGCGATCGGGCGGATGCCGCGCTGGTTCGAAGCAGTGATGAATACCCCGAGCCACCACCGGGTGCACCATGCGACCAACCCGCGCTATCTCGACCGCAATTATGCCGGGGTGTTCATCGTGTGGGACCGTATGCTCGGCACGTTCGAGCCCGAGGTGTTCCCGGAAGAAGGCGGCGAACCGATCCGCTATGGCATCGTCAAGCAGCTCGGCAGCTTCAACCTGCTGCACGCGGTGTTCCACGAATGGATCGCGATGCTGGCCGACCTGTGGCGCGCACCGTGGCGGCACAAGCTCGCATACCTGGTCAAACCGCCCGGGTGGAGCCACGATGGCAGCCGCGAGAGCTCGGACACGATCCGCGCGCGTTGGCGCGAACGGCAATCGCAAGCGCAAACCGTTTCATCGGAAAACCCGATTGCGGGCCATAGCGAAGCGGCCTAG
- a CDS encoding GMC family oxidoreductase, producing the protein MDEFDVIVIGGGSGGSAVAGRLAEAGKSVCLLEAGPRNNTVIIKTPGFMPFIRDKSNYRFETVPQKGLNGRIGYQPRGRGLGGSSAINAMVYIRGNRWDYDNWAALGCTGWSYDDVLPYFKRAEHNVRGTDDFHGASGPLWVSDQHSVNPGSRAFIEAATQLQLPHNRDFNAEKQDGFGLYQVTQKDGERWSAARAYVEPMRSHSNLDIRIGVTVQRIEIADGRAKGVTYTVGGKERTLSARGGVVLSAGAFNSPQVLMLSGIGPAEHLKDHGIDVVADVAAVGSDLQDHPDYVSSWSTKSTDFFGTSLKGTLRMAGAIIEHRRKRSGPMTTPFAEAGGFWKVMDDAPAPDVQWHFVPAMLEDHGRTQVKGHGFSLHACVLRPESRGTVRLQSREASDAPLIDPNFLDEDRDIAVMRAGVRLSHRIAAAPAMAAYDPQDRHPVDIENDDALDDLIRSRADTVYHPVGTCRMGGDEASVVDPTLKVRAVDGLWVADASIMPRLVSGNTNAPSIMIGERCADFVKAELA; encoded by the coding sequence ATGGACGAATTCGACGTCATCGTGATTGGCGGCGGCAGCGGCGGCAGCGCCGTGGCCGGGCGGCTGGCGGAGGCGGGCAAGAGCGTGTGCCTGCTCGAGGCCGGTCCGCGCAACAACACGGTGATCATCAAGACGCCCGGCTTCATGCCGTTCATCCGCGACAAGTCGAACTATCGCTTCGAGACCGTACCGCAGAAGGGCCTGAATGGACGGATCGGCTACCAGCCGCGCGGACGCGGGCTCGGCGGATCGAGCGCGATCAACGCGATGGTCTATATCCGCGGCAACCGGTGGGACTACGACAACTGGGCCGCGCTCGGCTGCACCGGGTGGAGCTACGATGATGTGCTTCCCTACTTCAAGCGCGCCGAGCACAATGTGCGCGGGACCGACGATTTCCACGGCGCCAGCGGTCCGCTGTGGGTCAGCGACCAGCATTCGGTGAACCCGGGCAGTCGCGCCTTCATTGAAGCAGCAACCCAGCTCCAGCTGCCGCACAACCGCGACTTCAACGCCGAAAAGCAGGACGGCTTCGGGCTCTACCAGGTAACCCAGAAGGACGGCGAGCGCTGGTCCGCCGCGCGCGCCTATGTCGAACCGATGCGCTCCCACAGCAATCTCGACATCCGCATCGGCGTGACAGTGCAGCGGATCGAGATCGCCGACGGGCGTGCCAAGGGTGTGACATACACCGTTGGCGGCAAGGAGCGCACGCTCTCGGCGCGGGGCGGCGTGGTGCTGTCTGCCGGGGCGTTCAATTCGCCGCAGGTACTTATGCTGTCCGGCATCGGGCCGGCGGAGCACCTCAAGGACCACGGAATCGACGTGGTCGCAGATGTCGCTGCGGTCGGCTCGGACCTCCAGGATCACCCTGATTACGTTTCAAGCTGGTCGACCAAGAGCACCGACTTCTTCGGCACCAGCCTGAAGGGCACACTACGTATGGCCGGAGCGATTATCGAACACCGTCGCAAGCGTAGCGGACCGATGACGACGCCGTTTGCCGAGGCTGGGGGTTTCTGGAAGGTGATGGACGATGCCCCCGCACCCGACGTGCAATGGCATTTCGTCCCGGCGATGCTCGAGGACCATGGCCGCACACAAGTGAAGGGCCACGGGTTCTCGCTGCACGCGTGCGTCCTGCGTCCGGAAAGCCGCGGGACCGTGCGATTGCAATCGCGCGAGGCGAGCGATGCTCCGCTGATTGATCCCAATTTCCTCGACGAAGACCGCGATATCGCGGTGATGCGCGCTGGCGTGCGGCTATCGCACCGGATTGCCGCGGCCCCTGCGATGGCGGCCTACGATCCGCAGGACCGCCACCCGGTCGACATCGAGAATGACGACGCGCTCGACGACCTGATCCGCAGCCGCGCCGACACCGTCTATCACCCTGTCGGCACCTGCCGCATGGGGGGCGATGAGGCCAGCGTGGTCGATCCCACGCTCAAGGTGCGCGCGGTCGACGGATTATGGGTCGCCGATGCCTCGATCATGCCGCGGCTTGTCAGCGGCAACACCAACGCGCCCAGCATCATGATCGGCGAACGCTGTGCCGATTTCGTGAAGGCGGAATTAGCCTAG
- a CDS encoding ammonium transporter, protein MIRKLLCGAGAIGASMLVATAAFAQEAAAAAPVPDPGNNAWMMTSTLLVLMMIVPGLALFYGGLARSKNMLSVMTQVGAVAALTMLIWVMWGYTESFGDGGNGFISGFGKAFLHGVTQDSTAPTFTDGVVISEYVFICFQMTFAAITVALVLGSVVERIKFSAVMVFAVVWLTIVYFPIAHMVWAGNGHFLELGALDFAGGTVVHINSGVSALVACIILGKRKGYPEEPMPPHSLTLTSVGTGLLWVGWFGFNAGSALEANGSAGLAMINTFVATAAAGIGWMVMERLMGHKGSALGFCSGIIAGLVAVTPAAGNSGPFGAIVLGFVVAIICYFAVSKLKGALGYDDALDTFGIHGVGGMVGAIGTGIVYSPLLGGPGDGSVGIGAQVWIQLQTVVATIAIAAIGTAIAIYIAKAVTGLRVSPEVEQEGLDIGEHGERAYN, encoded by the coding sequence ATGATCCGCAAATTGCTGTGCGGCGCGGGGGCCATCGGGGCCTCGATGCTCGTCGCAACCGCCGCTTTCGCGCAGGAGGCCGCTGCCGCCGCTCCTGTGCCTGATCCGGGCAACAACGCCTGGATGATGACTTCCACCTTGCTCGTGCTGATGATGATCGTGCCGGGTCTTGCCCTGTTTTACGGCGGCCTCGCCCGTTCGAAGAACATGCTCTCGGTCATGACACAGGTCGGCGCGGTCGCCGCGCTGACCATGCTCATCTGGGTGATGTGGGGCTACACCGAATCCTTTGGTGACGGCGGTAATGGCTTCATCTCCGGGTTCGGCAAGGCATTCCTTCACGGAGTGACGCAAGACAGCACCGCGCCGACATTCACAGATGGCGTAGTGATCAGCGAATACGTGTTCATCTGCTTCCAGATGACCTTTGCCGCGATCACCGTGGCCCTTGTGTTGGGCTCGGTTGTCGAGCGCATCAAGTTCTCGGCGGTGATGGTTTTCGCAGTCGTATGGCTGACGATCGTCTATTTCCCGATCGCGCACATGGTGTGGGCGGGCAACGGCCACTTCCTCGAACTTGGCGCCCTGGACTTCGCCGGTGGTACCGTGGTTCACATCAACTCGGGCGTCTCGGCGCTGGTCGCGTGCATCATCCTCGGCAAGCGCAAGGGCTATCCCGAAGAGCCGATGCCGCCGCACAGCCTGACGCTGACCAGCGTGGGCACCGGCCTGCTGTGGGTGGGTTGGTTCGGCTTCAACGCCGGTTCGGCGCTCGAAGCCAATGGCTCTGCCGGTCTGGCAATGATCAATACCTTTGTTGCCACCGCCGCGGCCGGCATCGGCTGGATGGTGATGGAACGCCTGATGGGCCACAAGGGTTCGGCCCTGGGTTTCTGCTCGGGCATCATCGCCGGTCTCGTTGCGGTCACTCCGGCAGCCGGTAACTCGGGTCCGTTCGGCGCGATCGTGCTCGGCTTCGTCGTCGCGATCATCTGCTACTTCGCGGTTTCCAAGCTCAAGGGCGCCCTCGGCTACGATGACGCTCTCGATACCTTCGGCATCCACGGTGTGGGCGGAATGGTTGGCGCGATCGGCACCGGCATCGTCTACTCGCCGCTGCTTGGCGGTCCGGGCGACGGATCGGTCGGCATCGGTGCCCAGGTGTGGATCCAGCTCCAGACCGTCGTTGCGACCATCGCTATCGCCGCCATCGGGACCGCGATCGCGATCTACATCGCCAAGGCAGTCACCGGGCTGCGGGTCTCCCCCGAAGTCGAGCAGGAAGGTCTCGACATCGGCGAACACGGAGAACGCGCCTACAACTAA
- a CDS encoding P-II family nitrogen regulator, protein MKFIIAVIKPFKLDEVREALSGIGVAGMTVTEVKGFGRQKGQTEIYRGAEYSTNMLPKVKLEIAASDAIAEQVVETIQQVASTESIGDGKIFVLDLASATRIRTGETGDTAL, encoded by the coding sequence ATGAAATTCATCATCGCCGTAATCAAGCCGTTCAAGCTCGACGAGGTGCGCGAAGCGCTCTCCGGGATCGGTGTCGCGGGCATGACCGTGACCGAGGTCAAGGGCTTCGGACGCCAGAAGGGCCAGACCGAAATCTATCGCGGGGCCGAGTACTCGACCAACATGCTTCCCAAAGTGAAGCTGGAGATCGCTGCGAGCGACGCGATCGCCGAGCAGGTCGTCGAGACGATCCAGCAAGTCGCCAGCACCGAATCGATCGGTGACGGCAAGATCTTCGTGCTCGATCTCGCATCGGCCACGCGCATCCGCACCGGCGAGACCGGGGACACCGCGCTGTGA
- a CDS encoding endonuclease/exonuclease/phosphatase family protein, producing the protein MRLKFASYNIHKAVGTDGRRDGERIIAVLRELDADVIALQECDRRLGERASVIERSALDDSPWRPLPVGRRPRSLGWHGNALLVRRGFELLEAHPLELPTLEPRGAVRGDFTVDGQHLRVVGMHLDLSGLRRRDQVRAILDHLGDCDGHCPTVLMGDFNQWGKATGAMREFGPHWQSLVPGRSFPSRQPLAQIDRIIASHDWRLLDHGVHHSALAAQASDHLPVWAELVLPAK; encoded by the coding sequence GTGCGACTCAAATTCGCCAGCTACAACATCCACAAGGCTGTCGGCACCGACGGGCGGCGCGATGGCGAGAGGATCATCGCTGTCCTGCGCGAGCTCGATGCCGATGTGATCGCATTGCAGGAATGCGACCGCCGGTTGGGTGAGCGGGCCAGCGTGATCGAGCGCAGCGCTTTGGACGACTCTCCCTGGCGCCCGCTTCCCGTCGGGCGAAGGCCGCGCAGCCTAGGTTGGCACGGCAATGCCTTGCTGGTGCGGCGCGGCTTCGAATTGCTCGAAGCGCATCCACTCGAACTGCCTACGCTCGAACCGCGCGGGGCGGTGCGCGGTGATTTCACAGTCGATGGGCAGCATCTACGGGTGGTCGGGATGCATCTCGATCTGTCCGGTCTCCGGCGGCGCGACCAGGTGCGTGCGATCCTCGATCACTTGGGCGATTGCGACGGGCATTGCCCGACGGTGCTGATGGGTGACTTCAATCAGTGGGGCAAGGCGACCGGGGCGATGCGCGAATTTGGTCCGCATTGGCAGTCGCTGGTTCCCGGCCGCAGCTTCCCCAGCCGCCAGCCGCTCGCCCAGATCGACCGGATCATCGCCTCGCACGACTGGCGTTTGCTCGATCACGGAGTGCACCATAGCGCACTGGCCGCGCAGGCGTCGGACCACCTTCCGGTCTGGGCGGAGCTTGTACTGCCCGCAAAATAG
- a CDS encoding pyridoxamine 5'-phosphate oxidase family protein has product MADFYDALSDDHVAMIAAQPVFFVATAAPDGRVNLSPKGYDALRVLGPKRVGYLDLAGSGNETNAHLAVSDRITLMVCNFVQPARILRIYGRGRAVLPQDADWGELAAHFTILPGTRQIFEIAVETVQTSCGYGVPFMAFERERDTLVKHHARTDPDAWVAKQQGRNRSIDGLPIRTTDRYLGSSEVRG; this is encoded by the coding sequence ATGGCCGACTTCTACGACGCATTGAGCGATGACCATGTGGCGATGATCGCCGCGCAGCCGGTGTTCTTCGTGGCAACTGCTGCGCCGGATGGCCGGGTCAACCTCAGCCCCAAGGGTTACGATGCGCTGCGGGTGCTCGGACCCAAGCGGGTCGGCTATCTCGACCTTGCCGGTTCCGGCAACGAGACCAATGCGCACCTTGCGGTCAGCGATCGGATTACGCTGATGGTGTGCAACTTCGTCCAGCCCGCGCGGATCCTGCGGATTTATGGCCGGGGCCGCGCGGTACTTCCACAAGATGCCGACTGGGGCGAACTGGCCGCGCATTTCACGATCCTGCCCGGCACTCGCCAGATCTTCGAGATCGCGGTCGAGACGGTGCAGACCAGTTGCGGCTATGGCGTTCCGTTCATGGCGTTCGAGCGCGAGCGCGATACGCTGGTGAAGCATCACGCGCGGACCGATCCCGATGCCTGGGTGGCCAAGCAACAGGGCCGCAACCGCAGCATCGACGGGCTGCCGATCCGCACGACCGACCGATACCTCGGTAGCAGCGAAGTTCGTGGCTAA
- a CDS encoding M1 family metallopeptidase, whose translation MIAATLLAGAVLFQPASVWAADADTADTAVVALAPVPHGKLSDAVVPSAYRIDTSFDPSKDGFSGHTDIDVTIAKPTTFIDLNGRHLTMSKVTATVDGKTYTGTWHDLDPTGVARVVFDGELPAGKATLSFAYTGRYQGNASGLFHAQIGGKWYGWSQFESIDARAAFPGFDQPGYKVPFTLTIRTPPGETAVSNAPEVSNTLEDGWQVHRFAPTLPLPTYLVAMMSGPFAVLKGEVPPTPERSEPLPLRIVTPQTNAENMQFALDNTKPIVAHLEAYFGQAFPFPKLDQITSPLMGGAMENAGADLYNDNIIILDKNAPVRQQQVFGMVVAHELSHQWFGDMVTPTWWDDIWLNESFANWMGFTIGGEWRPDLKIGEGALAEGFGAMDTDELTVGRPIHQAINTNDQVDSAFDTITYGKGGHVVSMIAAFLGKNNFRDGVRKYMAAHRYGNATSTDFFSAMAKQAGDPRITQAMQSFTDQQGVPLITVAGSNGQYTVSQSRYRAIGVESDPETWGVPVCMRHGDNRECHLLNDKSMAFALPGSGALMPNAGGTGYYRFELPKAEWNELIASADTLGSAEALATADSLDASFRAGRASVAQVFALAEKLAKNPDPFAYGTAFSGLGWMQSSGVLDEAEEGKLRNWMGSIARQDLAKLGFDPRAGAYVKENPDVQQRRQRMVGRLVFAHDKEIDAKLVAAAKAYLGGDKAALDPSYLSDALDAYIQAGGLPAAKDLAERAVASDDPMFRPAAGGAIADSGNKDIANWALNDFNDPRMRETEKLFLKLGIARNEKTRDIGYEWLTKNLAGMLKGTSGIFLARGVPSVLGGFCSAEKADEIAATFRPVFANTPGALTLERTIERIRNCAALKEARGAEVKAAVDKLD comes from the coding sequence TTGATCGCCGCCACTCTGCTCGCCGGAGCTGTGTTGTTCCAGCCCGCCTCGGTTTGGGCCGCCGATGCAGATACAGCCGATACGGCGGTCGTTGCACTCGCGCCGGTTCCGCACGGGAAGCTGAGCGACGCCGTGGTGCCTTCGGCTTATCGTATCGACACCAGTTTCGATCCGTCGAAGGATGGCTTTTCGGGCCACACCGATATCGACGTGACGATCGCCAAGCCGACGACGTTTATCGATCTCAACGGTCGCCATCTCACGATGAGCAAGGTCACAGCGACTGTCGACGGCAAGACCTACACCGGCACCTGGCACGACCTCGATCCGACCGGCGTCGCCCGCGTCGTGTTCGACGGCGAGCTGCCGGCCGGGAAAGCGACGCTCTCATTTGCCTACACCGGCCGTTACCAAGGCAATGCCAGCGGCCTGTTCCACGCCCAGATCGGTGGCAAATGGTACGGCTGGAGCCAGTTCGAATCGATCGATGCCCGCGCTGCGTTCCCCGGCTTCGACCAACCGGGCTACAAAGTGCCGTTCACGCTGACGATCCGCACCCCTCCCGGCGAAACTGCGGTGAGCAACGCGCCGGAAGTGTCGAACACGCTCGAGGACGGTTGGCAGGTCCACCGCTTCGCGCCGACCCTCCCGCTGCCCACTTACCTGGTGGCAATGATGTCGGGCCCGTTCGCGGTGCTCAAGGGCGAGGTTCCGCCGACGCCCGAGCGAAGCGAGCCGCTGCCGCTGCGGATCGTCACGCCCCAGACCAACGCCGAAAATATGCAGTTCGCGCTCGATAATACCAAGCCGATCGTCGCGCACCTGGAGGCTTATTTCGGGCAGGCGTTCCCGTTCCCCAAGCTTGACCAGATCACTTCGCCGCTGATGGGCGGAGCGATGGAGAATGCCGGGGCCGACCTCTACAACGACAACATCATCATTCTCGACAAGAATGCACCGGTCCGGCAGCAGCAGGTATTCGGCATGGTCGTTGCGCACGAGCTGTCGCACCAGTGGTTCGGCGACATGGTTACGCCGACTTGGTGGGACGACATCTGGCTCAACGAAAGCTTCGCCAACTGGATGGGCTTCACCATCGGCGGCGAATGGCGCCCGGACCTCAAGATCGGCGAAGGTGCTCTGGCCGAAGGGTTCGGCGCGATGGATACCGACGAGCTTACCGTCGGCCGTCCGATCCACCAGGCGATCAACACCAACGACCAGGTCGATTCGGCGTTCGATACGATTACATACGGCAAGGGCGGACATGTCGTTTCGATGATTGCGGCGTTCCTCGGCAAGAACAATTTCCGCGACGGCGTCCGCAAGTACATGGCGGCACATCGCTATGGCAACGCAACCAGCACCGATTTCTTCTCCGCAATGGCGAAGCAGGCGGGTGACCCGCGAATCACGCAGGCGATGCAGAGCTTCACCGACCAGCAAGGCGTGCCGCTGATCACCGTTGCCGGATCGAACGGCCAGTACACGGTAAGCCAGAGCCGTTACCGGGCGATCGGAGTCGAATCCGATCCGGAGACCTGGGGCGTGCCGGTGTGCATGCGCCATGGGGATAACCGTGAGTGCCACCTGCTGAATGATAAGAGTATGGCATTCGCATTGCCTGGCAGCGGGGCGTTGATGCCCAATGCCGGCGGCACCGGTTACTATCGCTTCGAGCTACCGAAAGCTGAATGGAACGAGCTTATCGCAAGCGCCGATACCCTGGGTTCGGCAGAGGCGCTGGCAACCGCCGACAGCCTCGATGCCAGCTTCCGCGCCGGCCGGGCCAGTGTTGCCCAGGTGTTCGCGCTGGCTGAGAAGCTTGCCAAGAATCCCGACCCGTTCGCGTATGGAACCGCATTCAGTGGTCTTGGATGGATGCAGTCGTCGGGCGTGCTCGATGAAGCCGAGGAAGGCAAGCTGCGGAACTGGATGGGCTCGATCGCCCGGCAGGACCTGGCGAAGCTTGGCTTCGATCCGCGCGCCGGTGCCTACGTGAAAGAAAACCCGGACGTCCAGCAGCGCCGCCAGCGGATGGTTGGGCGTCTCGTATTTGCACACGACAAGGAAATCGATGCCAAGCTCGTTGCGGCGGCCAAGGCGTATCTGGGTGGCGACAAGGCAGCGCTCGATCCATCTTACCTGAGCGATGCGCTCGATGCCTACATCCAGGCGGGCGGCCTCCCGGCAGCGAAGGACCTGGCCGAACGGGCGGTGGCCAGCGACGATCCCATGTTCCGCCCGGCGGCGGGCGGTGCGATCGCCGATTCAGGCAACAAGGATATCGCAAACTGGGCGCTCAACGACTTCAACGATCCGCGGATGCGCGAGACCGAGAAGCTTTTCCTCAAGCTTGGGATCGCCCGAAACGAAAAGACCCGCGACATCGGCTACGAATGGCTGACGAAGAACCTCGCCGGAATGCTCAAGGGCACGTCCGGCATCTTCCTCGCGCGCGGCGTACCTTCGGTGCTCGGCGGGTTCTGTTCGGCCGAAAAGGCTGACGAGATTGCAGCGACCTTCCGGCCGGTCTTCGCTAACACCCCGGGCGCGCTGACGCTGGAGCGAACGATCGAACGTATCCGCAACTGCGCCGCTCTCAAGGAAGCGCGCGGGGCGGAGGTCAAGGCGGCGGTCGACAAGCTCGACTGA